In one window of Bdellovibrio bacteriovorus W DNA:
- a CDS encoding hypothetical protein (COG1729 Uncharacterized protein conserved in bacteria), whose protein sequence is MKKKNSAFIVFTLCLSLGLAGSYAAFVEYFNSGKVYLAQIERLEGQLEKERLEKELLAHQMKDFHQTVAQLLPNEKKALAKYEMQNLASVLRVPASASSIDLSGVIYERAKKKFNRAQYDNAISEFYELLDKYPVSAHTVEARFFIAESYFLKKDYKNSLSQIERMVTLYPEHELTGFILLRMGQITQANHQQEEALEIYKTVLKNFEHKDLRKQARQLASSIVL, encoded by the coding sequence ATGAAGAAAAAGAATTCAGCCTTCATTGTGTTCACTCTTTGTTTATCTCTAGGACTTGCAGGATCCTATGCTGCTTTTGTGGAGTATTTTAACTCTGGCAAGGTCTATCTTGCGCAGATTGAAAGGCTTGAGGGGCAGCTTGAAAAAGAACGATTAGAAAAAGAATTGTTGGCCCATCAGATGAAGGATTTTCATCAAACAGTGGCGCAACTTCTGCCAAATGAAAAGAAAGCTTTGGCAAAGTATGAGATGCAAAATTTGGCGTCCGTATTAAGGGTTCCCGCTAGCGCTTCGTCTATCGATCTTTCGGGCGTGATCTACGAGAGAGCTAAGAAGAAGTTTAATCGTGCTCAGTATGACAACGCAATTTCAGAGTTTTATGAGCTTTTAGACAAGTACCCTGTCTCTGCACATACAGTGGAGGCGCGTTTCTTTATCGCTGAAAGTTATTTTCTAAAAAAAGATTATAAAAATAGCCTATCGCAAATTGAGCGCATGGTGACTTTATACCCAGAGCATGAGTTGACAGGGTTTATTCTTTTAAGAATGGGGCAAATCACCCAAGCCAATCACCAGCAAGAAGAAGCGTTAGAAATTTATAAAACCGTCTTGAAAAACTTTGAACATAAGGACCTGCGGAAGCAAGCTCGTCAGCTAGCGAGCAGTATTGTTTTATGA
- a CDS encoding DNA-binding protein HU-alpha (HU-2) (COG0776 Bacterial nucleoid DNA-binding protein) gives MNKAQLVELIAKKTQSTKMQAEQFLDATLESIKETLKEGEEVKLVGFGNFSRSLRKAKQGRNPKTGDTLTIPAAYAPKFKPGKDLKDYLNS, from the coding sequence ATGAACAAAGCACAACTCGTTGAACTGATTGCTAAAAAAACTCAATCTACAAAAATGCAGGCAGAGCAATTCTTAGACGCCACTCTTGAATCTATTAAAGAAACTCTTAAAGAGGGTGAAGAAGTAAAACTTGTTGGATTTGGAAATTTCTCTCGCTCATTGAGAAAAGCAAAGCAAGGGCGCAATCCCAAAACAGGAGACACTCTGACAATTCCTGCGGCCTACGCCCCTAAATTCAAACCTGGCAAAGACCTTAAAGATTACCTTAATTCATAA
- a CDS encoding Thiol:disulfide interchange protein dsbA precursor (COG4243 Predicted membrane protein), with the protein MKTSLNKKTPLLIAILATVVALGVHLYLTQHYYGVKYGTATESAVCNINEVFNCDAVSASKFSSIFGIPLALWGLATNLVLLYFLLVTRFNLVADQDKTSRYSFLISTLTVGASLVMGVISMTMDNLCLFCITAYVLSIIGWIGIYLAQDKGFAKDLADDIKDVFSSQRWVLGFLAAIPVIAFTANLMYMESQGFTEIEKRSQEIVAYWGASPTRTFNPEEGLIYQNGDAEPVMTIVEFADFRCPHCKHAATPLHAFTKSHSDVRLIFKPFPLDGTCNDAMGGGGDGISCGLAAAVVCAESMNKKGWQAHDHIFDRQMEVIRAQNLQQNLKEVAEFTSLDEAALKECVKSPETLEKVRKMANEGKEAQIQGTPTVFVNGKLLRNGQMVPVLEAVYKHIKGK; encoded by the coding sequence ATGAAAACAAGCCTAAATAAAAAAACACCGCTTTTAATCGCAATCCTAGCAACAGTTGTTGCTTTAGGAGTTCATCTTTACCTTACTCAGCATTATTACGGTGTGAAATACGGAACAGCCACAGAGTCAGCCGTTTGCAATATCAACGAAGTATTCAACTGCGACGCGGTTTCCGCTTCTAAGTTTAGCTCTATCTTTGGAATTCCCTTGGCACTATGGGGTTTGGCAACAAACCTAGTGCTGCTTTACTTCCTTCTTGTCACTCGCTTCAACCTTGTCGCCGACCAAGACAAAACAAGCCGCTATAGCTTCCTGATCTCCACTCTAACGGTGGGTGCAAGTTTAGTTATGGGTGTAATTTCGATGACCATGGACAACCTATGCCTGTTCTGCATAACAGCCTACGTACTTTCAATCATTGGCTGGATTGGGATCTACCTTGCGCAGGACAAGGGCTTTGCCAAAGACTTAGCTGACGATATTAAAGATGTTTTCTCTTCTCAGCGCTGGGTTCTAGGCTTCCTCGCGGCAATTCCAGTGATCGCCTTCACGGCAAACCTCATGTACATGGAGAGCCAAGGCTTTACAGAAATTGAAAAACGCTCTCAGGAAATCGTAGCTTACTGGGGAGCCTCTCCAACACGCACATTCAATCCTGAAGAAGGTCTTATCTACCAAAATGGCGACGCCGAGCCTGTGATGACAATCGTAGAGTTCGCTGACTTCCGCTGCCCGCACTGTAAACACGCTGCCACTCCTCTTCATGCCTTCACAAAAAGTCACTCAGATGTGCGCCTTATCTTCAAACCATTCCCTTTAGATGGCACTTGTAACGATGCTATGGGCGGTGGCGGCGATGGTATTTCTTGCGGCTTAGCGGCGGCAGTTGTTTGTGCTGAATCTATGAATAAAAAAGGCTGGCAAGCTCACGATCATATCTTCGATCGCCAAATGGAAGTAATCCGCGCTCAAAACCTTCAGCAAAACCTAAAGGAAGTCGCAGAGTTCACGTCGTTAGATGAAGCTGCTCTTAAAGAGTGTGTTAAATCTCCAGAAACTTTGGAAAAAGTTCGAAAAATGGCGAATGAAGGAAAAGAAGCCCAAATTCAGGGAACACCAACAGTGTTTGTGAACGGAAAGCTTTTAAGAAACGGCCAGATGGTACCTGTACTTGAAGCCGTTTATAAGCACATCAAAGGTAAATAG
- a CDS encoding anti-sigma factor antagonist, whose product MHLKLLSDGEITIVSLSGRIEIEKTLTFKAACLKNFSDRKVVFCMKNLSFVGSSGIQNFFTILNELNLESTMNAKIAGLNADFQRLFQFSDCKNLEAHESIEVAMQSFV is encoded by the coding sequence ATGCATCTGAAACTTCTCTCGGATGGCGAGATAACTATAGTTTCCTTAAGTGGCCGCATTGAGATCGAAAAAACGCTGACGTTTAAAGCTGCGTGTCTAAAAAATTTCTCAGATCGAAAAGTTGTTTTCTGCATGAAGAACCTTAGTTTTGTAGGTTCGTCAGGCATTCAGAATTTCTTTACTATCCTTAACGAGCTAAATTTAGAAAGTACGATGAACGCAAAAATTGCGGGATTGAATGCAGACTTCCAAAGGCTCTTTCAGTTTTCTGATTGTAAAAACTTAGAAGCCCATGAAAGTATCGAAGTGGCCATGCAAAGTTTCGTATAA